The DNA segment CGCCGGACGCGTTCCGGGCGAGGGCTTGGCCAAAGCCGAGCGCGTGGTCGGTGAGGGACGGTGCCACCGGGCCGCAGTCGGCAACGTCGGACGGTCGGAGGGGATGTACCGGGACCCGCCCGCAGGACCGGAGCGAACGCCGGGGCAACCAATTCCACGTACCAGATGCGCCCGCGCCGAGGACGGGTGCCGGTGCGTCCCCTCCGGCCCCCGCGGCACTCACGAACTCCGCACGACGCCAGCCCACACCCACGCAAGCGACCAAACGGAGGCCGGCACAACGGCGCCCCAAAGGGGCGCGGGGAACTGCGCGCCCAGCCACAACCGGCCCGCAGACAAACAACGGCCCCCGGGGCCGTCAGCCCCCGTTCGTCAACCCGTCGACCAACTCATCCGCCGCCCGATACGGATCCGTCTCGCCGGAGACGATCCGCTCCGCCAGCGCGTCCAGCCGCTGGTCCCCCCGCAGGTCACCGATCCGCTCCCGCAGCGCCGTGACCGCGATCGTCTCGACCTCGTGCGCCGCGCGCGAGCGGCGCCGCTCGGCCAGGACGCCGCGTTCCTCCATCCAGGCGCGGTGCTTCTCCAGGGCCTCGACGACCTCGTCGACCCCCTCGCCCCGCGCCGCGACCGTCTTGACGATCGGCGGCCGCCAGTCGCCGGGCGTGCGGGATTCGCCCAGCCCCAGCATGTGGTTGAGCTCGCGCGCGGTGGCGTCGGCGCCGTCGCGGTCGGCCTTGTTGACGACGTAGACGTCGCCGATCTCCAGGATTCCGGCCTTGGCCGCCTGGATGCCGTCGCCCATGCCGGGCGCGAGCAGCACCACGCTGGTGTCGGCCTGCGAGGCGATCTCGACCTCGGACTGGCCGACGCCGACGGTCTCGACGAGGACCACGTCGCAGCCCGCCGCGTCGAGGACCCGGATCGCCTGGGGCGCGGCCCAGGCCAGGCCGCCCAGATGGCCGCGGGTGGCCATCGAGCGGATGTAGACGCCGGGATCGGAGGCGTGCTCGCTCATCCGTACACGGTCGCCGAGGAGCGCGCCGCCGGAGAACGGCGAGGACGGGTCGACGGCGAGGACGCCGACCCGTTTGCCCGTCTTGCGGTAGGCCGTCACCAGCGCGGAGGTGGTGGTGGACTTCCCGACGCCGGGCGACCCGGTCAGCCCGACCACATAGGCGTTGCCGGTGAGCGGCGCCAGGGCCGCCATCACCTCGCGCAGCTCCGGTGACGCCCCCTCCACGAGGGAGATCAGCCGGGCCACGGCCCTCGGCCGGCCCTGCCGTGCCTGCTCCACCAGCTGTGGGACGTCCACCATCGCCGCTCGGCTCCTTCGGTTCGCTCGTGCGCGAATCGGCCCGCCCGTACGCGTGCGCGTACGGGCACTTCGGTTACTTACCCGGTACCCGGATGATCAGCGCGTCGCCCTGACCGCCGCCGCCGCAGAGCGCGGCGGCACCCACGCCGCCGCCCCGCCGGCGCAGCTCCAGCGCGAGGTGCAGCACGATGCGGGCTCCGGACATCCCGATCGGGTGACCCAGCGCGATGGCGCCGCCGTTGACATTCACCTTTTCCGGGGACACCCCGAGGTCCTTCATCGACTGCACGGCGACGGCCGCGAACGCCTCGTTGATCTCGATCAGGTCAAGATCGTCGACGGTCAGTCCGTCCTTGCCCAGCGCGTGGTTGATCGCGTTGGACGGCTGGGACTGGAGGGAGTTGTCGGGGCCGGCGACGTTGCCGTGGGCGCCGATCTCCGCGATCCATTCGAGGCCGAGGGCCTCGGCCCTGGCCTTGCTCATCACGACGACGGCGGCGGCGCCGTCGGAGATCTGCGAGGAGGTGCCGGCGGTGATCGTGCCGTCCTTGGCGAAGGCCGGGCGGAGCTTGCCGAGCGACTCCGCGGTGGTTTCGCCGCGG comes from the Streptomyces angustmyceticus genome and includes:
- the meaB gene encoding methylmalonyl Co-A mutase-associated GTPase MeaB gives rise to the protein MVDVPQLVEQARQGRPRAVARLISLVEGASPELREVMAALAPLTGNAYVVGLTGSPGVGKSTTTSALVTAYRKTGKRVGVLAVDPSSPFSGGALLGDRVRMSEHASDPGVYIRSMATRGHLGGLAWAAPQAIRVLDAAGCDVVLVETVGVGQSEVEIASQADTSVVLLAPGMGDGIQAAKAGILEIGDVYVVNKADRDGADATARELNHMLGLGESRTPGDWRPPIVKTVAARGEGVDEVVEALEKHRAWMEERGVLAERRRSRAAHEVETIAVTALRERIGDLRGDQRLDALAERIVSGETDPYRAADELVDGLTNGG